The Lepisosteus oculatus isolate fLepOcu1 chromosome 28, fLepOcu1.hap2, whole genome shotgun sequence genome includes the window AAATAAGTCAGTCAAAATTCAGAACGGAACAAAGACCATACCTTCTGTCAAAGGGATTAAGCAATCTCAACCTAAGTCTCCACAGCACGTTGTCTTAGTATCTtagtgggtgggggggggggcacaaTGAAACCACACCAACCAACTCCGGGAGGAAATGTTGGTTCAGTTGCTTCTGAACGAAGTGTCACATACAGTTCTGCTTGTTACAGGAGCTCAGGTTAGCGTGAGGGAGAGAAGGTGGATGCAACAGAAATACCTGAGCTACAGCTGAAGCCCTGAGATAAACTGTTCACACCAGAAGAATGCAGCAATGTTTTTGCAGCAAATACCAAAATTGTAACAGCAGGTGTAAGTGTCCTCCTGGGCCAGAACTGGAAAACCCTGACAGCCTCTGAACACCACAAACGAACACCAGACCCACTACTAGTGCAGGGGACCCCAAAGGCTCTGAGGAGGGAGGCACACAACCCACTCTGAACCTTTAAAACACACATGAGAAACAACAGTTCACTTTTATCTGGGTGCCTTCTTGTCCTAAGGCGCAACATAAGTGCAAAACGCACAAACTTCAAATTACATGGGGTTAGAAGTGTGATAAGATGAAGGAGAACATGATATAACCGACTGACACACACTCAACACTGGAGGGTACCCTGAGATGGATGGTATATGAGACGTCATCTCAGACACTGAGCCCTGGTTTTAAAGTAATGAATGAAAATTACTTTCGGTCACGGACTGTAAACGTGTGAAACGACACCGACTGACGAAACACGGTTTTGGGGTGTATTTATATTTGTTGGCATTGCCTCCACGTGAATGGCCGTATCTGTTACCGCCGTTACCCAGGCAACTGATACTTCCGGGTCATGAACAATAGGCCGTGTCTATCCGGGTCGaggtttgcttttttttccgcTAAAGgcatttgtattatttaatcagaaaatgtaattttccctgaaaaaaagtaataacaaAAACGTCGCGGAAGAGCACTAAGTAAGTTTTCAATTAGCTATGCTGTTATtgcaaaactgaaattatattaacagaataaaattaaatgtagttatacgaataaaaaaagacatccaagttatgattttatttggtgtattaaaaacattttgcttttatcGGCAGAACTAAGCTTGATCATAATAGACTAccaatttaaatttattttcgcAAGCAACGTAGTCAAAACACAGACATCGCGACCCTGTCTTGTGTTTGCGTCCGAAAATAAAGGGATCATTACTGTCAGCGCGGTTTGGTGACACTCAAGTGCCGCTATCCATTGCCAGGATTTGTGTACAATATTGAAAATTCTAGTTTTAAGACGCCAGTCTACGCCGTGTAGCCATTAGCTGTATTGCCCTTACAAGTTGAGGCAGTTTTACCCGTCCAAAATCGCATACATCTGTGAGCATGTTGTGCACATTCACTTTGCAGGAGAAGTAAATCGGCGCTAATGAAATAATCAATTAGAATCAAGCCCCCCTTGCTTCTGTGCGTGACAATAAATACCTTTAATTTCTTaactttttcagttttaaatggccCATTTCCAGCCTGAGCATATCGCCGACTGAACAGACTGAAGGCAGGTGCGTATCTTCCAGTTACTGCTCCTTAACCGGATCTGCTTGGTTCCGTTGTGGACACAATAAGGTGCTGAGCACCACAGTTCTGAACTGATTTCTTATTCTCAGATTGGTGTACAAAACTAAGCCAGGAGTCACACCTTTTCCATCACTATCCCTCTTGTTGGACCTGCCTTTTGGTCTAAGAGCAGCTAACAAATGTCTTGAAAACAGCTCTTGGAATATGGTGTCTTCTCAGCAAACTCATGCATCTTCAGATCTTTAAGTTACTACAGAAACTGTGCACAAAACATTCTTCACAAAATAACAGCCTTTCGACTAAACAGATACCGTGCAGCATGCGGTAATGAAGGATCTCTCAGGTCAGGTGGAAAAACAGATCACCTGACTCTGTAGGACAGGGATCAAGACGTACTGCACTCTTGAGGACAAATGGAATGAAATCCCCTTTCTGTCTTTGCAGAACAGAAGTAGTGCAAAAACAAACTGAAGTAGGCTGAAAtaccatattttaaaatgaagcagGAGCCCATTGCCTTTAAAGAGGAAATTACGGATGTGACCTTTGCTCACCTGGAAAAGAAATCCGAGTCAGGCCTTTTCCAAACCAGTGAGGGTTTCTGCCCAGTTAAAAGCGAGAAGGAGTTTGCCGACAGACCCGCTGGGCCGGTGAAAGTGGAGAGAGATGAATTGGAAGGTGCTCAACTGGGGGCAGTGCTTTCTGAGCAGCGCCCCCCTGTGGCTAAAGAGGAGAAAGACGAGTGGAAGCTGGCTGCTGTGGCAGACGGGCTCAAGGTGCTCCGGCCTGCAGCAGAGGAGAAGAAACTGGCAGCTCCCCCGGCCAGCGGGGACCCCCTCGCGAGGCCAGCCCCGGCCGGGGAGCAGCAGTGCTGCTGCAGCGAGTGTGGGCGGAGCTACAAGAGCAAGAGGTACCTGAGGAGGCACCAGCTGATCCACAAGGGGCTGAAGCCGTTCACGTGCCCCGACTGCGGGGAGAGCTTCCGGCTGTACGTGCGGCTCAGCCAGCACCGCAAGCTGCACCTGGGGGAGAGGCCGCACCGCTGTGCAGCCTGCGGCAAGAGCTTCCGGCTGGCCAAGTACCTCCAGCAGCACGAGTCCATCCACACCGGCGAGCGGCCGCACCGCTGCCCCGACTGCGGGAAGGACTTCCGGCTGCCCTCCCACCTGCGCTCCCACCAGCTGATCCACACCCAGGACCGGCCCTTCCGCTGCTGGGACTGCGGCGCCAGCTTCCGCCTGCAGGGGGAGCTCCA containing:
- the LOC102682394 gene encoding gastrula zinc finger protein XlCGF7.1-like; the protein is MKQEPIAFKEEITDVTFAHLEKKSESGLFQTSEGFCPVKSEKEFADRPAGPVKVERDELEGAQLGAVLSEQRPPVAKEEKDEWKLAAVADGLKVLRPAAEEKKLAAPPASGDPLARPAPAGEQQCCCSECGRSYKSKRYLRRHQLIHKGLKPFTCPDCGESFRLYVRLSQHRKLHLGERPHRCAACGKSFRLAKYLQQHESIHTGERPHRCPDCGKDFRLPSHLRSHQLIHTQDRPFRCWDCGASFRLQGELQRHQQEHTGETPYQCAECGDKFRQQSSLTQHQKIHKAEKQSYTVIKL